The Vibrio rhizosphaerae genome contains the following window.
TGTGTCACTTTTTTGGGGGCAGATGTGTTGCCTGTTGAGGACACCGCGTTATTTTCAGGCTTCATACAACAATAACCTCAAGTCCATTTCCGATAAAGGGCGGATTAAACCGCCCGTTTTTTTAATCTCATGATTAACGGATTGGTGGGGCATACATGAAGCCGCCCGCATTCCATAGTGCATTGACACCACGGGCAATTTTAAGTGGAGAACCTGAACCGACAGAGCGTTCAAATATTTCGTCATAGTTTCCGACTTGCTTGACGATCTGATAACCCCAATCATCACGAATTCCGAGACCGGAACCTTTGGGGCCATCTAAGCCGAGAATACGTGTAATGTTGGCATCGGTTGATTTCTTCATTTGCTCAACATTTTTCGATGTGATGCCGTATTCTTCGGCATTGACCAGAGCAAATAGCGTCCATTTTGCAACGTTAAACCACTTGTCATCATCTTGGCGGACAACCGGGCCGAGTGGTTCTTTAGAAATAATTTCCGGAAGCACAACAGCAGAGCTTGGATCTTGGAGGTTGACACGTAGCGCATAAAGTTGAGACTGATCCGATGTCAGTACATCACATCGGCCAGCATCAAAACCTTTAGCGGTTTGAGCTGATGTATCAAAGACAACCGGTTTATAAGACATGCCATTTTTGCGGAAATAGTCAGCAAGATTCAGCTCCGTTGTGGTTCCTGACTGAATACAGACAGAAGCACCATCAAGCTCTTTGGCACTTTTGACACCGAGATTCTTTTTGACCATGAATCCCTGTCCGTCATAATATGTAACGCCGACAAAATTGAGACCTAAAGCGGTATCGCGTTGCAATGTCCAGGTTGTATTACGGGAGAGAACGTCGATTTCACCGGATTGTAGTGCAGTGAAACGCTCTTTTGCAGTTAATGGTACAAATTTGACTTTGGTTTTATCACCGAGCACTGCTGCGGCCAATGCCCGACAATATTCAACATCAATGCCTTCCCATTCTCCTTTCGCATTTGGGTTGGAGAACCCCGGAAGCCCGGTACTAACACCACAGGTTACAACGCCATTTGAGAGTACTTTATCAAGAGTGCTCTCTGCTGCTGAAGCAGACTGGGCTGCAACCATTGCAGCGGATGCAATAGTAATTGAAGCAAGAATTTTGAGTGTGTTTGCCATGAGTCTGTATCCTTCCAGTATGAATCACGCAATGTGAGCAGGGATTCCTGACACAAGTAATTCATTTTGCCTTTATTTGTTCTGACGGTTGAAACCGCTATTTGTCCAGAGCGCCATTTCATTTCCAGTCACAATCGTCTGTAAGCGTAGGTAGGGATTAGGTTTTTCTCAAATTTCTGACAAAAAGAATTATAGTATAATCACAAACCCAGCCTGCATTTAGCATGGCGAATTGTTATTTAAATGTAAATAGTGCAGTCAGGTTCAATGATAGTGCAATTGTGTATACATACATTTTTTGAATAGTTTTTCGACTTTTTGTTTTTGTTTATTGTTATTATTTAGAATTTTAATCCAAGTATGGATGTTAATTTAATCAATAATTTCCATATTGTGCTTTGGTTAGATAACAGTTGCACTTTTTTGGTTCGTGTGATTTGTTATAGTTGTTAATATAAGGTTGCAAATGTTATGCGATATTTTCCGCTGTTTATGGATTTAAGTGAAAGAGCTGTCTTGGTTGTTGGAGGAGGAGAAGTTGCAAGTCGGAAAACTGAAGCTTTGGTTAAAGCCGGTGCGCAGGTCACTATCTTGTCTCCTGAGCTTTCCGAATCTCTTCTGCGATTATGGCACGATGATGTGATTCACTGGATTCAGCAGCGCTATGATAGTGCATTTCTGACCCGCAATTATGTGCAGGTTTGGGCGACGACGGATCATGCTGCGTTGAATCATCAGATTCATGCGGATGCTAAATTACTCGGATTATTAGTCAATGTGGTTGATGATCAACCCTATTGTGATTTTATTACGCCAGCCATGATTGACCGAGGGCTAATTCAAGTGGCCATTTCAAGTGGTGGGTCTTCCCCGGTATTGGTACGTAATATTCGTGAGTCCGTTGAAGCGATTTTAGCGCAGAATTTACGTGTTCTGGCGCAATTTTGCGGTGAAAAACGAGAGCATCTGAAAGCAAACCGACCGGATGTCAATGCCCGCCGTCGCTTTTGGCAGTCTTTTCTGGCAGACCCGATGGTGAAAGAGACGCAGGAGCGGACAATTTTAGAACATCGTTATCAACATTATCTTGCGATGCCGGAATTGGATGTCCGGGAAGTGGTGTGGGTGATTTGTGATACCGATGTGGAGTTACTGCCGATGAAGGCAGTGCGTTTTATGCAGCAATCTGAACAAGTGCTTTATCATCGGGATATCCCTGCGGCGGGGCTTGATTTATGTCGTCGTGATGCAGAAAGAGCCGTGTTTGCCAGCCGGGCTGAATTACAAGATTTACTTACGCGAGCCCGGGAAGAAACACACGCTCTTTGTATCATGGTCACCGCGACTGATTTTCAGGCTGTTGCCGATCTGAAAATGAAGGGGGAGCGTCAATTTGGCTGTGGTGTTTATCAGAGTGAATAAACAGGAATAAAGCCGTCATCACGAATCCACTAATAATTGAATACGCTTGTGCTATACTGCGCCGCTACTAACAGATGAGAGTTATTTCCTATGAGTTTAAAAGATCAAACCCAGCAATTGAACAATCGATTGGACAAATGTAAACATAAGCTGGAGGCGGCTAAATCTCGCGGAGATAATGAGATGATTACCCAGTTTACGGATGAGATTGATGCGTTGAATAAACAGCTCAACTCATTGAAAAGTAAGCAAGAGTACGATCTAAATAAAGAGCGTAAAAGATTATCTGATTTACCTTTTTCCCGGGAAATTACCCGCGAGGAACAAGCGGATATCGGTAAGCTGAAAAAATCAGTCAAAGGGCTTGTTATTGTTCACCCGACAAC
Protein-coding sequences here:
- a CDS encoding siroheme synthase; translated protein: MRYFPLFMDLSERAVLVVGGGEVASRKTEALVKAGAQVTILSPELSESLLRLWHDDVIHWIQQRYDSAFLTRNYVQVWATTDHAALNHQIHADAKLLGLLVNVVDDQPYCDFITPAMIDRGLIQVAISSGGSSPVLVRNIRESVEAILAQNLRVLAQFCGEKREHLKANRPDVNARRRFWQSFLADPMVKETQERTILEHRYQHYLAMPELDVREVVWVICDTDVELLPMKAVRFMQQSEQVLYHRDIPAAGLDLCRRDAERAVFASRAELQDLLTRAREETHALCIMVTATDFQAVADLKMKGERQFGCGVYQSE
- a CDS encoding amino acid ABC transporter substrate-binding protein, which produces MANTLKILASITIASAAMVAAQSASAAESTLDKVLSNGVVTCGVSTGLPGFSNPNAKGEWEGIDVEYCRALAAAVLGDKTKVKFVPLTAKERFTALQSGEIDVLSRNTTWTLQRDTALGLNFVGVTYYDGQGFMVKKNLGVKSAKELDGASVCIQSGTTTELNLADYFRKNGMSYKPVVFDTSAQTAKGFDAGRCDVLTSDQSQLYALRVNLQDPSSAVVLPEIISKEPLGPVVRQDDDKWFNVAKWTLFALVNAEEYGITSKNVEQMKKSTDANITRILGLDGPKGSGLGIRDDWGYQIVKQVGNYDEIFERSVGSGSPLKIARGVNALWNAGGFMYAPPIR
- a CDS encoding YibL family ribosome-associated protein translates to MSLKDQTQQLNNRLDKCKHKLEAAKSRGDNEMITQFTDEIDALNKQLNSLKSKQEYDLNKERKRLSDLPFSREITREEQADIGKLKKSVKGLVIVHPTTKLGKAMRLEAMTGFAPRQF